The genomic DNA CATCAACAGCCACTTCATTCCCGCGTACGAAAAAGAGACCGGCAACAAGCTGACGATCAACCAGTCGCACGGCGGATCGAGCTCGCAGGCGCGAGCGGTCATCGACGGGCTCGATGCCGATGTTGTCACGCTCGCATCGTTTCTCGACACCGACGCGATCGCGAAGAAAGGGCTGATCAAGGAAGGCTGGGTCGACGCACTCCCGAACCGCTCGCTTCCCTACACGTCGACGGTGATCTTCGTCGTGCGCAAGGGAAATCCCAAGGGCATCAAGGACTGGCCCGATCTGGTCAAGCCAGGTCTCGAGATCGTCACGCCGAATCCGAAGACGTCGGGCAACGGATACCTGAGCTTCTTCAGCGCGTGGGGCTCGGTGATCCTGCGCGGCGGGTCGCGGCAGGACGCGATCGACTTCGTCACCAAACTCTACGGCCAGGTCCCCGTTCTCGATTCCGGCGCGCGCGGCGCGACCACCACGTTCGTGCAGAAGGGAATCGGCGACGTTCACCTCGCATGGGAGAACGAAGCACGGCTCGAAGTGGAGGAAGCCGGCGGCGATCTCGAGCTCGTCTATCCTCCGATCAGCATCCGCGCCGAGCCGCATGTGGCCGTCGTGAACATCAACGTGGCACGCAAAGGCACTGGACCGGCTGCCGAAGCCTACCTCAAGTACCTGTATACCGACGAGGCGCAGGACATCATCGCGAAGCATTTCTATCGGCCGGTGAGCGAAGCCGTGCTGCAGAAGTACAAGGCAAACTTCCCGGACATCCGGCTCTTCCCGATCACGGATATCGCGAAAGACTTTCCCGACGCGCACAAGCAGCTGATCGCCGACGGCGGCG from Candidatus Limnocylindrales bacterium includes the following:
- a CDS encoding sulfate ABC transporter substrate-binding protein — encoded protein: MKPSVLLVSALLIAAAAVSRLAMAGDITLLNVSYDPTRELWKDINSHFIPAYEKETGNKLTINQSHGGSSSQARAVIDGLDADVVTLASFLDTDAIAKKGLIKEGWVDALPNRSLPYTSTVIFVVRKGNPKGIKDWPDLVKPGLEIVTPNPKTSGNGYLSFFSAWGSVILRGGSRQDAIDFVTKLYGQVPVLDSGARGATTTFVQKGIGDVHLAWENEARLEVEEAGGDLELVYPPISIRAEPHVAVVNINVARKGTGPAAEAYLKYLYTDEAQDIIAKHFYRPVSEAVLQKYKANFPDIRLFPITDIAKDFPDAHKQLIADGGVFDSIYKPK